The following DNA comes from Eriocheir sinensis breed Jianghai 21 chromosome 5, ASM2467909v1, whole genome shotgun sequence.
GTTGTCACAGATTCGCCGGATGCGTTCCCGGGAGCGAGTCTCGTGGCCGGGGAAGACTGCGAGCGTGTGGATGTAGTAGTCGGCGGGGTTGAAGGTAGAGGGACACTTGTGGCCGAGGCTGGGAGGGGGACGAGAGAAAAAGGGATGTAGGAGTTATGGGAGGAGTAATATAGACTGCAAATAAGAAACAATAGTGAGAGAAAGAGTAAGCTACCGTTGGCtttgagaaagaaacaaaagagtgtGATATAGAAGTTACTGGACAAACAAGAAtttcattatgcaagagttacccagcatcttcaatctttcatccctttcactgataaactctggaacggcTATAACTACTTTGACTGTATTTctttctgcctacgacttaaacacttTCAAGAACACCTTACCTCTCCAGGAACTCCAGCGCCCCGACAGACGAGCCCATGTAAGCGACGCGCCCCTCGGCCAGGAGAAGGAGCTTGTCGAACATCGTGAACACCTCGGAGGACGGCTGGTGGATGGTGCAGAGGATGGTCTTGCCCCGCGTGGCCATGTCCTTCATAATCTTGACCATCTTGCGGGCGTTGAAGGAGTCCAGGCCGGTGGTGGGCTCGTCGCAGAACAGCAGAGGAGGGTCGGTCAGGATCTGGGTGGGTGGAAGGGTATTAGGTAAGGGATTGAAGAGGTTAAAGAGAAAAACGGTTCCTAGTGATACTCTACATGACAAATAGTTCACGTACATAGACtacatattcttaaacgtctcgggctcacattacaaccatttcccaaggccacagagaagactaaccgggtCTCCATGGGtacttttcccgttcaaggtacagaagtcgtgtaaaactatcactgggatcacaaaacataccatgaaaaccccagcaacaTCTACgtgcgagaggcttttcaaataggcaaACTGAGGTGCCGTAGACTAACCGTGTTTTAATTTATGTCTttccccgttcaagatgcagaagacgtgtaaaactatcactgggatcacaaaacataCCATGATAACCCCAGCAACAACTACgtgcgagaggcttttcaaacaggcaaactgcGGGGCCGAGATGGACTTTTCACACAACAAGAGTCAAGGCAGAAAGTCACACGCAATGCTTACCTCTGTGGCGAAGGCGAGTCTCTTCCTCTCGCCCCCTGAGAGTGACTTGTCGGAGCCCGGGATGCCGATTCGGTTGTTCTGCACCTTCAGGAGTCCCAGGTCCTTCAGCAGCTCCATCACCCGCGCCTGTCGTTGCTTGGTCGTGCTGCGCCGGTCCATCCTTAGCCGGGTCTGTTGAGGGGTGGTTTTGGAAGGGTCGGGTGGTGGTTAGGTTTTGGGAATATACAACACAATGGTTTCAAGTACattatcccttctccttctcctcctcctcttcatccactttttcttcctcctcctcctcctcctcctcctcctcctcctctctgtagtCAAGTTCATGCAATATACTCACGATTTTAAGCAGactatctcttctccctttttctttcttcctcttttatcttcctctctctctctttcttcctttcacttactgtcttccttatctctcctcctcctcctccttcttcttatcctcttctctcttctcctcctcctcccctcctctcctctctttctctcctcctgaaaacctctcccttttcctaattcctctccttcatcatttctcttccccctcctccacctcctcttccattccctaacctcttctccctcctcctccacttcctcttctcttcatctctcattcatacattcatcttcctcctcctcctcctcctcctcctctcaccatgAACGTCAGATGCTCCTTGACCGTCAATGACCCCACGAAGAGGTCATCCTGGTGAACGTAGCCGGCAAGCGAGGTCATGGCGCTGTTGACCTGATGGCCGTTCACGAGGATGTCCCCGTCCGCCACGATGCCCCCAGCTGAACGGTGAGCCAGGGCGTTCATCAGAGTGGACTTCCCGGCGCCGCTGTGAACGTGTGgtgagagtaatagtagtagtagtagtagtagtagtagtagtagtagtagtagtagtttgtgaGGTGTTTTgtaagtgtgtatatatattaaaagacAAACGTAATAAAGTGTTTAAATGTTTACTAAGTGTATAAGTGTTTAAGAAGTGGAGATAAcgggtgatggtagtagtagtagtagtagtagtagtagtagtagtagtagtagtagtagtagtagtagtaaataggaaagataatagaaaaataaggctagatataaagagaagagaaagaggagaatctgaataacgaggaggagaaggaggaggagaaggaggaggaggagggggagggggaggaggaaaaggaggatgagaagatgaaggaaaagatgtagagaaaagaagaggaagagaagaagggagagggaggaggaggaggaggaggaggaggaggaggtgaagtgaagCCTTTCTTGGGTTGGGAATCGTATGACACAACCCTCCGTgtcagtcttctctctctctctctctctctctctctctctctctctctctctctctctctctctctctctctctctctctctctctctctctctctctctctctctctctctctctccacacacacgtaGAGAAAAGTTGTAAGAATATATTAATACCTTTTAAAATATGGTttctcgctactactactactactactactactactactacaactactactactattaccactactttaCTGACCTTGCCCCCATAAGAGCCACGAGACTGCCAGGCCGGACCGCACCAGAcactgtaaaataataataataataataataataataataataataataataataataataataataataataataataataataataataataatgaaggaaggaaggaatatatggCAAATAtgaggttttgagagagagagagagagagagagagagagagagagagagagagagagagaaaccaccagcatatcttctttcctccaccagaATCTTGTGATGGAGGGAAGCTCTGGAGAGAACccgcagaggaggagggggaggaggaggaggaggaagagggggaggaggaggaggaagggggggaggaggaggaggttgcgtaAGACATGTTGCAAGAGTTTCTTTCTGTGTAAGATTAAGATTATGAGGATTCAAAATATTATAAGAAgaattaagagaggaaaaaataaaaaaataaaaaataaaaaaagaagaagagtaattaGAGTAAGAATATAATTGACTCATATACTAATGATCATAATATTTTTTCTATCTacttaactgtctatctatcaatatctatctatctacccctTTTAGTTGTCTTTATCtatattatttatctatctacctctttcaATATGTCTATGTCTCATGTGtgtgcatctatctatctacctaactatccatatatctatctgtttatctattcatctatctatctatccatctgtctatcaatttatccatctatctatctgtttatctattcatctatctatctatccatctgtctatcaatttatccatctatctataagTAAGTGTTTGGGTTTCCTGGATCATTTCATATCACCGAATATTTCTCTAAACCTGTCTGTTCCTTCTACTGatacaatactaatactaatactaacacaaatactcctcctcctcctcctcctcctcctcctactactactactactattattactaccaccactatcctcTACACTACTACCCTCCCAAACACGagcttccctctatctctctctctcgctggcttCGTCTCTACCTTCTATTCTATACCTTCgctaccctttctccctccctcaccgttTGTCAGGACCCGCTTGAATGGCCGGTGCTGGCTGTTGTCGCTCAAACCATCCCTTCTTCTCCTGTCAAAGTCCTTCactaccttccttctccccctctccctcgctAGCCTCGTCTCTACCTTCTATTCTATACCTTCgctaccctttctccctccctcaccgttTGTCAGGACCCGCTTGAATGTCGCTCTGGaatcatcccttcttttcccgtcccaGTCCGTCactaccttccttctccccctctctctctccctcgctagCCTCGTCTCTACCTTCTATTCTATACCTTCgccactctttctccctccctcaccgttTGTCAGGACCCGCTTGAATGGCCGGTGCTGGCTGTTGTCGCTCTAAAACAAcccttcttttcccgtcccaGTCCGTCactaccttccttctccccctctccctcgctAGCCTCGTCTCTACCTTCTATTCTATACCTTCgctaccctttctccctccctcaccgttTGTCAGGACCCGCTTGAATGGCCGGTGCTGGCTGTTGTCGCTCTAAAACAAcccttcttttcccgtcccaGTCCGTCactaccttccttctccccctctctctctctcgctagccTCGTCTCTACCTTCTATTCTATACCTTCGctactctttctccctccctcaccgttTGTCAGGACCCGCTTGAATGTCGCTCTGGaatcatcccttcttttcccgtcccaGTCCGTCactaccttccttctccccctctctctctcgctggcctCGTCTCTACCTTCTATTCTATACCTTCGctactctttctccctccctcaccgttTGTCAGGACCCGCTTGAATGGCCGGTGCTGGCTGTTGTCGCTTTGGAACCATCCCTTCTTCTGGGGCACGTACACGTTCAGCTCCCGCCACGTGAGTGTGATGCCTTCCTGCTGCCTGCCCCACGTGCCGTAACCCAGGTGCTTGGCGGACCCCGGGAACACGTCCTCCTGCTGCCccggggaagagaaaaagagggggatgaaggaggaggaggagaagaagtagaaggaaggagagaagaagaggtaaagaaggcGATAAAAAtggtataaaaaggaggaagagaaatagggagaagaggaaggggagaaggaggagaagaatgaggacgacgacgaggaggaggaggaggaagagataaaaatggagaggagaggaagaaataaaggaggattaggatgaagaagaaagaggagaaggaaatagatatAATAATCAATATAAGCCCCatacccttcacacacacacacacacacacacacacacacacacacacacacacacacacactctctctctctctctctctctctctctctctctctctctctctctctctctctctctctctctctctctctctctctctctatctatctatctatccatctatctatctatctatctatccttaccTTCGAGGAGAGcgtgtcggaggaggaggactggccgAGGATGTTCTCCGAGCCCAGCAGGGAGGCGGTCTCCTCGCTCTGGTCATGGCCGAGCGAGGGCATGTTCATCCTGAAGAAGGGAACGCCCATGGGGTTAGGATTTCCGGCCATCGCAAACTCCTCCGTCGGCAGCGAGCGACGGCGCCGGGGCCAGCTTGCGTCGCTGCTGCTCTGGTCACTCATCGCGCCGCCTTAGTGACACTCGGCCCTGGCACTGCACAATAGCGGATTATCGCAGCGCTCCACCACTCCCAGGCCGCGTCGAGGCCCGGTCAGCCCCCTCACTGCGGCCGGGAGGGGCGACAGCGGGTGAGGTGCAGCGTGCGGGGTGAACGCCTGGCTATAGTGACTCCCGCCTGGCTGTGTGTCTGCTCTCAGTCCAGCCATATGACGCAATGAGGGAAGGGACGGATCCGCACCTACTGGAGTCACGCAGACGACTGGCCGTCACACCCTCGCAGTAGCCAGCGCCGCGTGAAACCGGATAAGCCAACGGGGCCACAGACTCATCcatacccccttcctccctctctctctccccctccctccccggccacgccctcccttctctccccgcaATCTCTTCTTGTGTTCCAGCCTCAAAGAGTAACCAGAGACGTGCTTGGCGGGATGCGAACTCACGCGGAGGATGAACTAAAGGGATTGAGGACTTGAATGCACGTATTGACAAAACTACAACAAGCCTTCAGTTGATGCGTCCGTGCCTTCGACAAGcgaagagtgaaagggagggaaggagaaagggcggAAGTGTGAGATTTGAGTGAAAGGGGATgatcgagaaggaggaggaggaggaggagggagtagggtAGGGTAGTGGAACTTGAGAAAGGGTTTAGACAGGGCCAACTGAGCACGTGATAATAGAGACGTATAGGAGGGAAATGAACAGTCTGGGTATAACATGAAGAgatagaaacaataaaaaaaggttaaagCTGTTCCAATACTGTTAATAGAGGAAATATTGGCTATAGAGTAATGTGAAGGGGGGCTTAGATAGGGCCAACTGGGcacggggaaggaagaaaaaattgtcTTCGTATAACATGGAGAAAGACATaggaaaacagatagacagatacgcAGATAGATACACTGGTAGATATaatgggatagatagatagataaatgaagagatggaataatagattgattgactgatgaATTGATGatataaggggagggagagagataagttgATATATGAgtttggaagaaggaagagaaggaggaagataggaggaagaagaaaaggatagagaTGTTAATGgtatgggaggaagaggataaggaggaggaggaggaggaggaggagggagaatcaaggaagcaagaaaggaagaaaaataaaaataagaacataaacaaaaagaaaaacaagaagaattaacagaaaggaaaaaaatggaaatagaagaaggaggaaaagaagaaggggggactcaatcaatcagtcaaccaatcaaccaatcaatcagtcagccaatcaaccaatcagtcagtcagccaatcaaccaatcaatcagtcagccaatcaaccaatcagtcagtcagtcaatcaaccaatcaatcagtcagtcaatcaaccaatcaatcagtcagccaatcaaccaatcaatcagtcagccaatcaaccaatcaattagtcagtcaatcaaccaatcaatcagtcagtcaatcaaccaatcaat
Coding sequences within:
- the LOC126986142 gene encoding protein scarlet-like isoform X4: MNMPSLGHDQSEETASLLGSENILGQSSSSDTLSSKQEDVFPGSAKHLGYGTWGRQQEGITLTWRELNVYVPQKKGWFQSDNSQHRPFKRVLTNVSGAVRPGSLVALMGASGAGKSTLMNALAHRSAGGIVADGDILVNGHQVNSAMTSLAGYVHQDDLFVGSLTVKEHLTFMTRLRMDRRSTTKQRQARVMELLKDLGLLKVQNNRIGIPGSDKSLSGGERKRLAFATEILTDPPLLFCDEPTTGLDSFNARKMVKIMKDMATRGKTILCTIHQPSSEVFTMFDKLLLLAEGRVAYMGSSVGALEFLESLGHKCPSTFNPADYYIHTLAVFPGHETRSRERIRRICDNFAVSAYCKDVDITIQYQDNMRISNTECGSSYKEEIFFKNIPEKPGWLVQWWWLTWRALLDSYRNPAIHSIRIMQKVLIAFLIGICYTNVTLNQAGIQDIEGVLFIFITENTFPSLYGVLNIFPQEMPLFLREYKNGIYRSDTYYLSKMISLIPGFIVDPVVFCVICYWMVGLQRHFYHFAMTVLITIFTANTASACGSMFSAMFESIPYIMLFLIPFDVVLLISGGLFINLTSMPWFIGWVKYLSWFMYSNEALTITQWTGVTNITCEMPDGVPCIRTGEQVISEYAFEQNHLYLDFWLMGVLYFCFHIVGFVGLHLRAKRK
- the LOC126986142 gene encoding protein scarlet-like isoform X3; translation: MWMNMPSLGHDQSEETASLLGSENILGQSSSSDTLSSKQEDVFPGSAKHLGYGTWGRQQEGITLTWRELNVYVPQKKGWFQSDNSQHRPFKRVLTNVSGAVRPGSLVALMGASGAGKSTLMNALAHRSAGGIVADGDILVNGHQVNSAMTSLAGYVHQDDLFVGSLTVKEHLTFMTRLRMDRRSTTKQRQARVMELLKDLGLLKVQNNRIGIPGSDKSLSGGERKRLAFATEILTDPPLLFCDEPTTGLDSFNARKMVKIMKDMATRGKTILCTIHQPSSEVFTMFDKLLLLAEGRVAYMGSSVGALEFLESLGHKCPSTFNPADYYIHTLAVFPGHETRSRERIRRICDNFAVSAYCKDVDITIQYQDNMRISNTECGSSYKEEIFFKNIPEKPGWLVQWWWLTWRALLDSYRNPAIHSIRIMQKVLIAFLIGICYTNVTLNQAGIQDIEGVLFIFITENTFPSLYGVLNIFPQEMPLFLREYKNGIYRSDTYYLSKMISLIPGFIVDPVVFCVICYWMVGLQRHFYHFAMTVLITIFTANTASACGSMFSAMFESIPYIMLFLIPFDVVLLISGGLFINLTSMPWFIGWVKYLSWFMYSNEALTITQWTGVTNITCEMPDGVPCIRTGEQVISEYAFEQNHLYLDFWLMGVLYFCFHIVGFVGLHLRAKRK
- the LOC126986142 gene encoding protein scarlet-like isoform X1, whose protein sequence is MSDQSSSDASWPRRRRSLPTEEFAMAGNPNPMGVPFFRMNMPSLGHDQSEETASLLGSENILGQSSSSDTLSSKQEDVFPGSAKHLGYGTWGRQQEGITLTWRELNVYVPQKKGWFQSDNSQHRPFKRVLTNVSGAVRPGSLVALMGASGAGKSTLMNALAHRSAGGIVADGDILVNGHQVNSAMTSLAGYVHQDDLFVGSLTVKEHLTFMTRLRMDRRSTTKQRQARVMELLKDLGLLKVQNNRIGIPGSDKSLSGGERKRLAFATEILTDPPLLFCDEPTTGLDSFNARKMVKIMKDMATRGKTILCTIHQPSSEVFTMFDKLLLLAEGRVAYMGSSVGALEFLESLGHKCPSTFNPADYYIHTLAVFPGHETRSRERIRRICDNFAVSAYCKDVDITIQYQDNMRISNTECGSSYKEEIFFKNIPEKPGWLVQWWWLTWRALLDSYRNPAIHSIRIMQKVLIAFLIGICYTNVTLNQAGIQDIEGVLFIFITENTFPSLYGVLNIFPQEMPLFLREYKNGIYRSDTYYLSKMISLIPGFIVDPVVFCVICYWMVGLQRHFYHFAMTVLITIFTANTASACGSMFSAMFESIPYIMLFLIPFDVVLLISGGLFINLTSMPWFIGWVKYLSWFMYSNEALTITQWTGVTNITCEMPDGVPCIRTGEQVISEYAFEQNHLYLDFWLMGVLYFCFHIVGFVGLHLRAKRK
- the LOC126986142 gene encoding protein scarlet-like isoform X2; this encodes MGAGLRHGHHTGKRMNMPSLGHDQSEETASLLGSENILGQSSSSDTLSSKQEDVFPGSAKHLGYGTWGRQQEGITLTWRELNVYVPQKKGWFQSDNSQHRPFKRVLTNVSGAVRPGSLVALMGASGAGKSTLMNALAHRSAGGIVADGDILVNGHQVNSAMTSLAGYVHQDDLFVGSLTVKEHLTFMTRLRMDRRSTTKQRQARVMELLKDLGLLKVQNNRIGIPGSDKSLSGGERKRLAFATEILTDPPLLFCDEPTTGLDSFNARKMVKIMKDMATRGKTILCTIHQPSSEVFTMFDKLLLLAEGRVAYMGSSVGALEFLESLGHKCPSTFNPADYYIHTLAVFPGHETRSRERIRRICDNFAVSAYCKDVDITIQYQDNMRISNTECGSSYKEEIFFKNIPEKPGWLVQWWWLTWRALLDSYRNPAIHSIRIMQKVLIAFLIGICYTNVTLNQAGIQDIEGVLFIFITENTFPSLYGVLNIFPQEMPLFLREYKNGIYRSDTYYLSKMISLIPGFIVDPVVFCVICYWMVGLQRHFYHFAMTVLITIFTANTASACGSMFSAMFESIPYIMLFLIPFDVVLLISGGLFINLTSMPWFIGWVKYLSWFMYSNEALTITQWTGVTNITCEMPDGVPCIRTGEQVISEYAFEQNHLYLDFWLMGVLYFCFHIVGFVGLHLRAKRK